The Candidatus Binatia bacterium genome segment GCTCCCGCCCGGGGTCCTTCGCGAGCGGGGCTCCGCGCCGGGGGATGGGAAGGGCCGGCGAGGTGGTCCTGATCCGGTCGGGGCGCGTTCGACCCGGTTCGGCGGAGCGCCGGCGGCGAAGAGATTTCAAGACGAGGAGGAGGTTTCGACCACGGGCGGGGGGGTGGCCGACCCCGAAAAAATACGTAGTTCCGTGACCCCGGTCACGGAGCCTACGTCCGGCGGACGCCATCCTGTCTCCGTCAGCCGGCGGTGCTCGGCATCACCCTCCGGCCTGGGCCCTCACCACTAGCCAGCCAGCTACCTCGAAGAGGGACAGGCCACTCCCCACGGGTCGCCGTTGCGCCGCCGGTCCTTTGTTTCCGCCCTACGCTTCGCCCCGCTCGGCCAGCGTGCGAAGAAGCCCGATGTTCCGCACGAAGATCTTTCCCCGCTGGAGCCGGATCGCGTCCAGCCGCTCGAATTCCTTGAGCAGCCGGCTCACCACTTCGCGCGCGGTGCCGAGATTGGCGGCGAGCTCGGCGTGCGTGATCTCGACCGAACCCCCCGGCCCACCGCTCTCGAACAGCTCGGCCAGGCGACCCGCGAGCCGCTGATCCATGCGGCGAAACGCGACCTCTTCGACCAGGGACATGACTTCGGTGAGGCGTCCGGCGAACATACGGAAGACGAAGGAGCGAAGCGATTCGTGCTCGGCGATCCAGCGCCGGAACGTGGCGGCCGGAACGACGATCGCCTCGACGTCCTCCTCGACGCAGGCCATGGCGGGCACCGGCGTATCGGACAGGATGCAGGAGACGTTGAGCGGACAGGCCTCTCCCGCGCCGACGTGATAGAGCGTGATCTCGTGGCCGTTCTCCCCCAGCTTGAAGACCCGCATCTTGCCGCTCGCGACCACGGCGAAGTGGGCGCACGAGTCGCCCTCGCGCAGGAAGTACTCGCCCGCGCGCAGCCGCACCACGACGGCGTTCTCCGCGAGCGCGTTCCGCAGCTCGGTCGAGGCCTCGTCGATGAAGGGAACCTTGGCCAGCACTTCCTGCTTCAGCGCGGCCGACGAGCGGCCGCCGGCGACCGGATTCGGCATGACGGTTCCTCCCGCTAGAGACTGGGTTTGGCGCTCTTCGGCCGCTCGGCTTCCTTCACGGGGCGATAGGTCACGCCCAGCTGGTCGAAGAGGAACTGGAAGACGTCGGCGTTCTGCCGGTCCTCCTCGGACAACGAGCTCCCGATGTGCCCGGAATCGTAGCTCACGCGCATCAGCACCGGACGGCGCGTCCCCGAGGCCTGGAGCCGCGCGACCATCTTGTAGGTCTCCCACGATTCGACGCGCGGGTCGTTCACCCCAGTGAGCGCGAGCACCGAGGGATAGGCGGTACCCGATTTCACGTGGTGGTACGGCGAGTAGGCGAACATCTGACGGAAGAGGGTCGAGTCCTTGACCGTCCCGAACTCGGTCGTGTTGAACTCGCCGTTGGGCGAGGACTCCGTGCGCAGGACGTCGCCGTAGCCGACCTCGGCCACGGCCGCTCCCATCACGTCGGGATGGTGGACGACCGTGCCGTAGACGAGGAGCCCCCCCGCGCTGCCCCCCTCGATCGCGAGACGGTCGCGCGTGGTGTACCCCTCCCGCACCAGGTAGCGCGCGCACGCGGCGAAATCGTCCATCGAGCGCTTCTTCGTCCCGAGGCGCGCGGCGTCGTGCCAGGCGTCCCCGAACTCGCCGCCCCCGCGGACGCTCGCGTCGACGTAGATCCCGCCCTGCTCGATCCAGGCTCGGATCGACGCGCGGAAGTAGGGGGTCTCGCTCAAGCCGTAGCTCCCGTATCCGTAGAGCAGGAGCGGAGCGCTTCCGTCCCGGGGCGTTCCCTTCCGGAGGAGGATGTTGACGGGGATCTTCGCGCCGTCGTCGGCCGTCGCGAACTCGCGCCGGACTTCGCAGTCGCTGAAGTCGGCCGGGGAGGTCTGCGCCAGCGCCGTCGGCGTGAGCCGGGTCGAGCCGCCGGCCATGGCGTAGGTCGCCGGAGGCCGCGTGTAGCTCTGCACACGCACCATCGCGTCGTCGCCCTCCGTCACGACCGCCCCGCCGATCGACGCGGGCTCGGGCATCGCGACCACGCCGAGGGCCTTGCCGCTCAGGTCGTACACGCGCAGCTGGGTCGGGCCGCCGACCATCTCACGCACGTAGAGGCGCGACGCCGCGGGCGTGAACGATTCGATCGCGTTCTCCGTCTCGGGCACGACCACGCGCGCGGCGTCGAGGTGCGGCCGGTCGAGAGGGATGCGGAGGATCTTCTTGTTCGGGGCCCCCGCCCGCGAGAGCGCGTAGAGCGCCCCGTCCTGGCCGAGGTGGGCGGCGATGAGTCCGTCCCGGAACTTCGAGACCTGGCTCCACGCGCCGCCGGGCGCCATCAGCCAGTACTCGTGCTCGCCGCCGTCGCCGTTGCTCACGTCGGCCAGGATCCACCGCCCGTCCCGGCTGGTCGCCAGAGCCACCTCGGCGATCTTCGGGAACTCCCGCCCCAGCACGTAGGTGTCGGACGAAAGCGGCGTCCCGAGCTTGTGGAACCAGATCTGCTGGTAGAACGGCAGATCGGCTTGGGGTCGCTCGCCCGGTGCGGGATAGCGCGTGTAGTAGAGGCCCGTGCCATCCCCGTTCCAGGTGGCGCTCCCCCCGGCCGTGCCGCCGTTCACGCGCGGGATCACGTCATCCCGCGCGCGTCCGGTTTCGGTTTCGTAGACGTGGAGCGTGCCGTCTTCGGTGCCGTTCTTGGAAAGAGAGACCGCGGCGAGCCGGCCATCCAGCGACGGAACGTAGAAGTCGATCGTCGTCCCCCCCGAAGCATCCAGCGCGTTCGGATCGACCACCGTCGTTTCCCCGGCGCGGTCGGAGAGGGATCGCATCGCGACCAGGAACGGCTGCTGCTTCGGGGGCTTCTCCTCGAGGAAGAAGTAGCGGCCTCCGGCCCAGCTCCCGCTGTAGAAGTCCGGGGAGTCGGAGCGGCTGAGGGCCGCCACCCGCTTCTGGATCTCCGCGCGCTCCCGGTGCCCGTCCAGCCACGAGCGGGTATACGCGTTCTGGCCCTTGACCCACTTCATCACCCCGGGATCGGAAGCGCGCTCCATGTAGCGGTAGTCGTCCGGGACCTTGACGCCCCAGTAGGTATCGAAAACGGTGCGCTTCGGAGCGTGAGGCAGGCGCGGCAGCGCCGCGCGGCGCGCGCTGGCGGCGTGCCGTGGGGTCTTCGATGCCGGGGCGGCCGAAGCGGCAGCGTGCGGAAGCGCCGGGATCGAGAGAACGAGAGCCATAGCGAGAGCTCGGGAGAGCATGGGCCGGTCTCCTGGACGATGGGCGGGGCGGGGCCCCGTGGGGGCCGGATCGATGATAGCACCCGCCGCCGCGTCCACGGGCCCGCTTCCTGCTGGTGGTTTGCCGAGAGATCGCGGCTTCAGCCGGGCCGAACCGCGCCGGCGGCCGCGCGAAATGGGAGGAACACCATGCTTCGAATTCTTGCCGTTCTGCTCCTGGTCCTCTGGCTGGTCGGGATGCTCGCGTTCAAGACCCTGGGCGCCATCGTGCACCTGTTCCTGGTCCTGGCGATCGTCCTGTTCCTTGTCGGCTTGTTACGGGGCCGCCGGGCTGTCTGACGGGACGGGGGCCGGGCGCCCCCGCCGCTTCGTCACGCGGCCCCTTCACCCTCCGGCAGGCAGCCGGAGCGACAGGCACGAGAGCCCGCCGTCCATCTTTTCAAATTCGGACATGTCGAGGGTCACGACGGCGCATCCGCGCTCGCGCAGGCGCCGCTCCAGCCTCGGCGCTCCCGACGGAATCAGCACGCGGCCGTTGACCCGGATGGCGTTCGCGGCGTAAGCCTCCTCCGGCTCGACCGGGATCACGTCGAGGCCGAGCGCGCGCGCCGCCGCCGCGAGCGGCCCGACCGCCGCGACCGTGCCGCCGTCGATCCAGGAGATCCCGGTCTTCAGATGGAGGATGCCGGGCAGCCCTCCGACGGCCACGAGATGCGCGGCGCGGCCTCGGGCCGCGAGCCAGGCCGCGAGGCGGCGCGCGCCCGCTTCGTTCGTCCGCTCCGAGAGCCCGATCAGGAAGCCGCGGTCGGTCTCGAGCACGTCCCCTCCATCCAGCGTGCCGGGGGGCTCGATCGCCTCGAGCGACGCGACGAGCGGGAGGAGCGCCGCGCGCATCGGGTCGACTTCCCCGCGGCGGCTCTCCGCGCCGGGAAGGGTCAGGATCGCCTCACGCCCCAGGATCACCGCGGTGTCCTCGACGAACGTGGAATCGGGGTGCGCCGGATCGGGGGGCAGGCGGACCAGGCGCACGCCCGCCGCTTCCAGCGCGGCGGCGTAGGCGGCGTGCTGCGCGAGCGCCCGTTCCAGGTCGGGCGGTCCGAGCCCGGCCCGGGTGATACCCTGGGCGAAGGTCGGTCCGGGCGGCCGGACGACGGCCGCGGCGATGACGGGTTCCGGGGGTTCCATGGACTCGGCCCGCATCTTAGGCTGGAGATCGGCTGCGCGGTGTCGAAACATTCTACGGCCCGCTGCTCCACCGAACCCTGGAGACCGCGCACGAGCATGCTCGAAGATCCCGAACGGATTCCCGTCGTCGTCTCCGCCTCCTACGACGAGGTCGCGGTCCGCATCGCCCGCCGGATCGGCGAGATCCTGCGCGCGCGCCGGGCCGCCGGCCGGAGCGCCGTCCTCGGCCTGGCCACCGGCTCGACGCCGATCGGCGTCTACCGCGAGCTGATCCGGATGCATCGCGAAGAGGGGCTCGACTGGTCCCACGTGAAGACCTTCAACCTCGACGAGTACTACCCGATGGCGCCGGACAGCTATCACAGCTACCACCGGTTCATGTGGGAGAACCTCTTCGCGCACGTGAACATCCCCCGTGAGAACGTGCACATTCCGCGCGGCGACGTGCCCCGCGACCAGGTCGAGGCGCACTGCCGCGAGTACGAGCGCGCCATCGCCGAGGCGGGCGGCATCGACTTCCAGATCCTCGGCATCGGCCAGACCGGGCACATCGGCTTCAACGAGCCCGGATCGAGCGTGGCCTCCCGCACCCGCCTGGTCGTGCTCGACACGATCACGCGACGGGTGGCCGCGGCCGACTTCTTCGGCGCCGAGAACGTGCCCACGGAGGCGATCACGATGGGGGTGGCGACCATCCTCGACGCGCGCGAGATCGCCCTGATCGCCACCGGCGAGCACAAGGCGGCCGTCGTGAAGCGCGCCGTCGAGGGCGAGGTGGACCGGTCGGTCGCGGCCACCTACCTGCAGCGGCACCCCAACGCCACCTTCCACCTGGATCCGGCCGCCGCGGCCGAGCTCACGCGCGTGAAGACCCCCTGGCTCCTCCACGAGGTGGAATGGACGCCGGCGCTCGCGATCGTTGCGGTGGTGTGGCTGGCCCGGGAGACGGGCAAGTCGGTGCTCAAGCTGGACGACGTGGACTATCGCGAGCACCGGCTCGGCACCCTCCTCACCCGTTACGGCTCCTCCGGCGCCTTGAACGGCGTGGTGTTCAATGCGCTCGGCGCCAAGGTGCGCGGGCGGAGCCGGCTCCCGCGCGGGCAGCGGATCGTGGTCTTCTCGCCCCATCCGGACGACGACGTGATCTCGGCGGGGGGAATCCTCTGGAAGCTCCGGCAGAATGAGAACGACATCACGATCGCCTATCAAACGTCGGGGAACATCGCCGTCTTCGACCACGAGGTGCGGCGCTACCTGGATTTCGCGCGGCGGCTGACGGCCGACTTCCATCCGGGCGCGGACGGTTTTCTCGGCTTCCTGGACGACGTCGAGACCTCGCTCGCGCGCAAGCGCCCCGGGGACGTGGATCCCGAGCCGGTGCTTCAGATCAAGCGGCGGATCCGCGAGGTGGAGGCGGTCTCCGCGGTCGAGACGCTGCGCTTCCGCCGCGAGGAGACGCGCTTCCTGAACCTTCCCTTCTACGAGACCGGCAAGGTCCGGAAGGATCCGATCGGGGAGCGCGACGTCGAGATCGTGCTCGAGGTGCTGGAGGAGCGGCGGCCGGAGATCCTCCTCGTGGCCGGAGACCTCTCCGACCCGCACGGGACGCACCGCATGTGCCTCGACGCCGTGGACCAGGCGCTTCTCCGGTACTCCGGCCCGGCCCCCGAGGTGTGGCTCTACCGCGGCGCGTGGCAGGAGTGGTCGGTGACCGAGGCGGATCTCCTCGTGCCGATGTCGGAGGAGGAGCTGCGGCTCAAGATCAGCGCGATCTTCAAGCACCAGAGCCAGAAGGATCGCGCCCCCTTCCCCGGCGTGGACGAGCGGGAGTTCTGGGAGCGCGTCGAGGAGCGCAACAAGGCGACCGCCGCCGTCGTGGACCAGCTGGGGCTGCCCGAGTACTTCGCGATGGAGGCGCTGGTCGTGCGCCCCCCCGCCGCGGCCCTCGTTCCCGCCCCTACCGCGCCGTAGCGGCTCCCGGCGCGCCGGCCCCGGTGGCGCCCGCCGGGGCGGCGGGCTTGAAGATCAGCCCCAGGTTTCTCCGGCCGTTCATCTTCACGATCGCGGGCGCGTCGAAACGCAGGTGCCGCACGAACTCCAGCTTCGACTCCGCCGGCTGCGCCCCGATCCAGTCCCAGTCGAGGAATCCCTCCCCCAGGTCCGCGTTCACCGTGAAGTACCCCACCTGGAACGACGTGAGGTTCTGGAAGAAGTGGCTCCCCTGGGAGGGGGTCACGCGGAAGTCGCGGAACCCCGACTCGACGATCACGCGCGCGCCCGCGATCTGGTCCCACGTGACCGGAATGCCCAGCCAGGGGTCGGTGGAGCCCCAGCGCCCCACGCCGATCAGCAGATAGGGGCGCCCCTCGTCGGAGAGCTCGGCGTTGAAGCGCGCGACCTCGGCGGCGGCGGCGCGGCTCGCCGAGCGGTCGAAGCGGTGGAAGTCCACGACGACCGCGTCCCGGATCGAATCGACGACGCCGTTTCCGAGCACCTGGGTGCTGCGGCAGATCAGCACCTCGGGGGGCGCGTCGGAGAGGTCGAGGTCCTCGGTCTCCCGCGCCACCACGAGCGGCCGCATCTGGAGGAAGCCGAATTCGTGCGGCCGGTCCTCGCGCGTGGAGAGGCAGCCCGCGAACTCGATCTCCGCGGGCCGGTTCATCCCGTGGCTTCCGACGTTCAGGAGCACGGTGATCACGTCGGCGAGCGGGAAGACCCCATGCTTCAGGATGGGGGCGAAGGTCACCAGCCGGACGCCGGGGCGGGCCAGCCCATCGTAGATCGCGTGATTCTCCGCCGAGTAGGTGGAGCCCATGGCGTAGAGCGTGCCGTCCCGCTCCGCGGCCTCGAGCCCGAA includes the following:
- a CDS encoding Crp/Fnr family transcriptional regulator, with product MPNPVAGGRSSAALKQEVLAKVPFIDEASTELRNALAENAVVVRLRAGEYFLREGDSCAHFAVVASGKMRVFKLGENGHEITLYHVGAGEACPLNVSCILSDTPVPAMACVEEDVEAIVVPAATFRRWIAEHESLRSFVFRMFAGRLTEVMSLVEEVAFRRMDQRLAGRLAELFESGGPGGSVEITHAELAANLGTAREVVSRLLKEFERLDAIRLQRGKIFVRNIGLLRTLAERGEA
- a CDS encoding prolyl oligopeptidase family serine peptidase; this encodes MALVLSIPALPHAAASAAPASKTPRHAASARRAALPRLPHAPKRTVFDTYWGVKVPDDYRYMERASDPGVMKWVKGQNAYTRSWLDGHRERAEIQKRVAALSRSDSPDFYSGSWAGGRYFFLEEKPPKQQPFLVAMRSLSDRAGETTVVDPNALDASGGTTIDFYVPSLDGRLAAVSLSKNGTEDGTLHVYETETGRARDDVIPRVNGGTAGGSATWNGDGTGLYYTRYPAPGERPQADLPFYQQIWFHKLGTPLSSDTYVLGREFPKIAEVALATSRDGRWILADVSNGDGGEHEYWLMAPGGAWSQVSKFRDGLIAAHLGQDGALYALSRAGAPNKKILRIPLDRPHLDAARVVVPETENAIESFTPAASRLYVREMVGGPTQLRVYDLSGKALGVVAMPEPASIGGAVVTEGDDAMVRVQSYTRPPATYAMAGGSTRLTPTALAQTSPADFSDCEVRREFATADDGAKIPVNILLRKGTPRDGSAPLLLYGYGSYGLSETPYFRASIRAWIEQGGIYVDASVRGGGEFGDAWHDAARLGTKKRSMDDFAACARYLVREGYTTRDRLAIEGGSAGGLLVYGTVVHHPDVMGAAVAEVGYGDVLRTESSPNGEFNTTEFGTVKDSTLFRQMFAYSPYHHVKSGTAYPSVLALTGVNDPRVESWETYKMVARLQASGTRRPVLMRVSYDSGHIGSSLSEEDRQNADVFQFLFDQLGVTYRPVKEAERPKSAKPSL
- a CDS encoding lmo0937 family membrane protein, which codes for MLRILAVLLLVLWLVGMLAFKTLGAIVHLFLVLAIVLFLVGLLRGRRAV
- a CDS encoding arginine deiminase family protein; translation: MEPPEPVIAAAVVRPPGPTFAQGITRAGLGPPDLERALAQHAAYAAALEAAGVRLVRLPPDPAHPDSTFVEDTAVILGREAILTLPGAESRRGEVDPMRAALLPLVASLEAIEPPGTLDGGDVLETDRGFLIGLSERTNEAGARRLAAWLAARGRAAHLVAVGGLPGILHLKTGISWIDGGTVAAVGPLAAAARALGLDVIPVEPEEAYAANAIRVNGRVLIPSGAPRLERRLRERGCAVVTLDMSEFEKMDGGLSCLSLRLPAGG
- the nagB gene encoding glucosamine-6-phosphate deaminase — protein: MLEDPERIPVVVSASYDEVAVRIARRIGEILRARRAAGRSAVLGLATGSTPIGVYRELIRMHREEGLDWSHVKTFNLDEYYPMAPDSYHSYHRFMWENLFAHVNIPRENVHIPRGDVPRDQVEAHCREYERAIAEAGGIDFQILGIGQTGHIGFNEPGSSVASRTRLVVLDTITRRVAAADFFGAENVPTEAITMGVATILDAREIALIATGEHKAAVVKRAVEGEVDRSVAATYLQRHPNATFHLDPAAAAELTRVKTPWLLHEVEWTPALAIVAVVWLARETGKSVLKLDDVDYREHRLGTLLTRYGSSGALNGVVFNALGAKVRGRSRLPRGQRIVVFSPHPDDDVISAGGILWKLRQNENDITIAYQTSGNIAVFDHEVRRYLDFARRLTADFHPGADGFLGFLDDVETSLARKRPGDVDPEPVLQIKRRIREVEAVSAVETLRFRREETRFLNLPFYETGKVRKDPIGERDVEIVLEVLEERRPEILLVAGDLSDPHGTHRMCLDAVDQALLRYSGPAPEVWLYRGAWQEWSVTEADLLVPMSEEELRLKISAIFKHQSQKDRAPFPGVDEREFWERVEERNKATAAVVDQLGLPEYFAMEALVVRPPAAALVPAPTAP